One window of bacterium genomic DNA carries:
- a CDS encoding ankyrin repeat domain-containing protein: protein MKRASILAIALAAIFMWLGAAFAEGDYVMGNQLLTNVTKGQIKEAEELLGAHTFNESTLGRALLLTLSLADSDSASERDVFRLSQLLVDKGADVNHSDVHGRTPLMEAALKKFETVAWLLLKSGANSFAIDRMGLSALEFAKRTSAADSTIVWLLESAQQKQAKFTVTNLRLVVRGESVIVYYDLEGPIPAQVALNVEGAGGKGIDARHVSGDIGKRVEPGSNRKIVWALAQDVPKGFNGKEMTLDVLAFSE from the coding sequence ATGAAAAGAGCATCGATACTGGCAATCGCTCTTGCGGCCATCTTCATGTGGCTCGGCGCCGCGTTCGCCGAGGGCGACTACGTAATGGGAAACCAGCTCCTGACCAACGTCACCAAGGGTCAGATAAAAGAAGCCGAAGAGCTTCTGGGCGCCCACACCTTCAACGAAAGCACTCTCGGGCGGGCGCTGCTGCTCACCCTTTCCCTCGCCGACTCCGATTCCGCCAGCGAAAGAGACGTTTTCAGGCTCTCACAGCTTCTCGTCGACAAGGGAGCCGACGTAAACCACTCCGACGTGCATGGCCGCACCCCGCTCATGGAGGCGGCGCTAAAGAAATTTGAAACCGTGGCCTGGCTGCTGCTCAAATCCGGCGCAAACTCTTTCGCGATCGACCGGATGGGGCTCAGCGCGCTGGAATTCGCCAAAAGAACCTCCGCCGCCGATTCCACGATAGTGTGGCTCCTCGAATCCGCCCAGCAAAAGCAGGCAAAGTTCACCGTAACCAATCTGCGGCTGGTGGTAAGGGGAGAGAGCGTAATCGTCTATTACGATCTCGAAGGCCCGATTCCCGCCCAGGTCGCCCTCAACGTAGAGGGAGCCGGAGGCAAGGGCATCGACGCCCGCCACGTCAGCGGCGACATCGGCAAGAGGGTCGAGCCCGGCTCCAACCGCAAGATCGTCTGGGCGCTCGCCCAGGACGTTCCCAAGGGCTTCAACGGCAAAGAGATGACCCTCGACGTGCTGGCCTTCTCCGAATAG